In a single window of the Methanofollis ethanolicus genome:
- the mmp10 gene encoding methyl coenzyme M reductase-arginine methyltransferase Mmp10 (Mmp10 (methanogenesis marker protein 10) is a cobalamin-requiring radical SAM methyltransferase that creates the methylarginine modification to methyl coenzyme M reductase.), protein MAHLTVDIGGRPGVDCRGFCEYCYFKHVGKVEPFGCRYCLPFKVGCDYCTRGVKEQYSGFKPLSAVADDTLAQLQMIGDDLSRITISGGGDPSCYPEFRDLVEILGSMGVPLHIGYTSGKGFDDPEIADFLIDNGLSEVSYTIFSADPERRRRYMHDPTPEASLAVMRRLCEKIDVYAAAVVIPGVNDGEDLEKTCEWLDGAGAKGLILMRFANTTDQGLILGNAPIIPGQRVESVEAFRDRVTDLNARFSLKISGTPLWDPEIGSPFAILQEPDLLARLPRVRGKVSVVTGSVAAPFIQQVLDACGGGCRVVPVQKEIACLITIDDLAALDLADLEETVILPGRAFVHDRQAAEVLGRDGTVRTVLRGPEMLTADAETSMGMRKEEVLQMELDGFAALIHLINQNG, encoded by the coding sequence ATGGCTCATCTGACCGTGGACATTGGCGGGCGCCCGGGCGTTGACTGCCGGGGCTTCTGCGAGTACTGCTATTTCAAGCATGTCGGGAAGGTCGAACCCTTCGGGTGCAGGTACTGCCTGCCCTTCAAAGTGGGCTGCGATTACTGCACACGAGGCGTGAAAGAGCAGTACAGCGGGTTCAAACCTCTCTCCGCGGTCGCCGACGACACCCTTGCCCAGCTCCAGATGATCGGGGACGATCTCTCCCGGATCACCATCAGCGGCGGGGGAGACCCGAGTTGTTACCCCGAATTCCGCGACCTTGTCGAGATCCTGGGAAGCATGGGCGTGCCCCTCCATATCGGATATACCAGTGGGAAGGGTTTTGACGACCCGGAGATCGCCGACTTCCTCATCGACAACGGGCTCTCAGAGGTATCGTACACGATCTTCTCGGCCGACCCCGAACGTCGGCGGCGGTACATGCACGACCCCACGCCCGAGGCCTCCCTTGCGGTGATGCGCCGCCTCTGCGAAAAGATCGACGTCTATGCCGCCGCGGTGGTCATCCCTGGCGTCAATGACGGCGAAGACCTCGAAAAGACCTGCGAGTGGCTCGACGGTGCGGGGGCGAAGGGCCTGATCCTGATGAGATTTGCAAACACGACCGACCAGGGCCTGATCCTTGGCAATGCGCCGATAATCCCGGGCCAGCGGGTCGAGAGCGTCGAGGCGTTCAGGGACCGCGTCACCGACCTGAATGCCCGGTTCTCCCTCAAGATCAGTGGCACGCCTCTCTGGGACCCGGAGATCGGGTCGCCCTTCGCCATCCTCCAGGAACCCGACCTCCTTGCGAGACTCCCCCGCGTGCGGGGGAAGGTCTCGGTGGTCACCGGAAGTGTCGCCGCACCCTTCATCCAGCAGGTCCTGGACGCCTGCGGCGGTGGGTGCAGGGTCGTGCCCGTGCAGAAGGAGATCGCCTGCCTGATCACCATCGACGACCTTGCGGCCCTCGACCTGGCAGACCTTGAGGAGACCGTGATCCTGCCAGGCCGCGCCTTTGTTCATGACCGCCAGGCGGCGGAGGTGCTTGGCCGTGACGGGACGGTGCGGACGGTGCTCCGCGGCCCTGAGATGCTCACCGCCGACGCCGAGACCTCGATGGGGATGCGGAAAGAAGAAGTACTCCAGATGGAACTCGACGGCTTTGCCGCCCTCATCCACTTGATAAACCAGAATGGGTGA
- a CDS encoding dihydrolipoyl dehydrogenase, with protein MKEYDLIVIGTGSAMPIVDAVLEENPDTRIAVIDRDEPGGICLTRGCIPSKMLVYPAELVREIERAPAFGIDASLKGIDFRRVMERMRETVDRDVAGIRRALEESPGVDYYRAIASFTAPYTLSVDGTGIHAEKILLCTGSKPGVPPVAGLERVPYLTSDTLLGLDTLPPTVAVIGGGYIAAEYGHFLAAMGSKVTVIGRNPQFIPEEEPEVSALARKVLGEHLTIVTDQEVRSAENRPGGTVGLVARDRGTGEETEYVADTVLVASGRIPNTDILHPERGGVRTDARGWIEVDDYLQTSQTGVWALGDANGKYLFKHVANYEARIVYVNAFLGERVRADYRVVPHAVFTWPEIAAVGMREREAVEAYGADRVSIGFQRYQDTAKGEAMGVRDGFVKVIVENRSGHVLGAHIVGPSASVLIQEVVTLMYTDLHARRLVLASMHIHPALGEVVQRAFSSLMSPAEYRRLLDDYGLSAQ; from the coding sequence ATGAAGGAGTACGACCTCATCGTTATCGGCACAGGTTCGGCGATGCCCATCGTGGACGCAGTCCTTGAGGAGAACCCGGACACTCGCATTGCGGTCATCGACAGGGACGAACCCGGCGGGATCTGCCTGACGCGGGGGTGCATCCCCTCGAAGATGCTGGTGTACCCGGCAGAACTGGTCAGGGAGATCGAGAGGGCGCCCGCCTTCGGCATCGACGCGAGTCTGAAGGGCATCGACTTTCGGCGGGTCATGGAGAGAATGCGGGAGACAGTCGACCGCGATGTCGCGGGGATCAGGAGGGCGCTCGAAGAGTCGCCGGGTGTCGATTATTATCGTGCGATCGCTTCTTTCACCGCCCCGTACACCCTCTCTGTGGACGGGACCGGGATCCATGCGGAAAAGATCCTCCTCTGCACCGGCTCGAAGCCCGGCGTCCCTCCGGTGGCGGGGCTTGAACGGGTGCCCTACCTGACGAGCGACACCCTCCTCGGACTGGACACACTCCCGCCGACGGTGGCGGTCATCGGCGGCGGGTACATCGCCGCGGAGTACGGCCACTTCCTCGCCGCCATGGGTTCAAAGGTCACGGTCATCGGGAGAAACCCGCAGTTCATCCCAGAGGAAGAACCCGAGGTCTCGGCGCTGGCACGCAAAGTGCTCGGGGAGCACCTCACCATCGTCACCGACCAGGAGGTCAGGAGCGCAGAGAACCGCCCCGGCGGGACGGTCGGGCTTGTCGCCCGTGACCGGGGCACCGGAGAAGAGACCGAGTACGTCGCCGACACCGTGCTCGTGGCCTCAGGGCGGATCCCGAACACCGACATCCTCCACCCGGAGAGAGGGGGCGTCAGAACCGACGCCCGCGGCTGGATCGAGGTCGACGACTATCTCCAGACGTCGCAGACCGGCGTCTGGGCGCTCGGCGACGCAAACGGGAAGTACCTCTTCAAACACGTGGCAAACTACGAGGCGCGGATCGTGTACGTCAATGCCTTTCTCGGCGAGCGCGTCAGGGCCGACTACAGGGTCGTCCCGCATGCGGTCTTCACTTGGCCGGAGATCGCCGCGGTCGGCATGAGAGAGAGGGAGGCCGTCGAGGCGTACGGGGCCGACAGAGTCTCCATCGGTTTCCAGCGGTATCAGGACACGGCGAAGGGGGAGGCGATGGGAGTCCGCGACGGCTTCGTCAAGGTGATCGTCGAGAACAGAAGCGGCCATGTCCTCGGCGCCCACATCGTCGGACCTTCGGCGTCGGTCCTCATCCAGGAGGTCGTCACCCTGATGTACACCGACCTGCATGCCAGAAGGCTGGTCCTCGCGAGCATGCACATCCATCCGGCCCTCGGTGAGGTCGTCCAGAGAGCATTTTCCTCTCTCATGAGTCCTGCGGAGTATCGTCGGCTTCTGGACGATTACGGGCTTTCGGCACAATAA
- a CDS encoding GntT/GntP/DsdX family permease: MQTLIAFVLVLIFISLATVRYRLNPFVTLFSAAVVYGVLAGVPVESVVGIAAEGAGKIFALLGVVVFAGSVIAKVLEKGRFQERIFSDLRSFTHRPALTGGFAGFILAVPFMCCITAFIVISPLLSCFSDKKKAIYGAAIGSTLSFSLIYPTPVTIAAASAAQGFSAGEYMTVALPLSIVLLLAVGIGIGRQKSTAEGGDMVCAPETGRRAWIPLLLPLALTAAAVVWPVFGKGSISAALLVGMAGALLVLAPDLRYAALKDGTKHAGVIIYDLCGAGALGATIMASTFATDAFALFGDAVPPVLVPFLLGILLQAAQGSRVVTAVITATMVLSSDYATAIGQVPLMLMIAAGTLSVSAFSDPFFWVVRNASGDSVPAVLWRYALPLSAASLVIAAVAVIIEMAV; encoded by the coding sequence ATGCAAACCCTCATCGCGTTCGTGCTTGTCCTCATTTTCATCTCCCTTGCGACGGTGAGGTACCGCCTCAACCCCTTTGTCACACTCTTCTCGGCGGCCGTTGTGTACGGCGTCCTTGCCGGCGTCCCGGTAGAGTCGGTCGTCGGCATTGCGGCCGAAGGGGCCGGAAAGATTTTTGCCCTCCTCGGTGTGGTCGTCTTTGCCGGTTCGGTCATCGCGAAGGTGCTCGAAAAGGGGAGGTTCCAGGAGCGTATCTTCAGCGACCTCAGGTCCTTTACCCATCGACCCGCGCTGACCGGCGGATTCGCCGGGTTCATCCTCGCGGTGCCGTTCATGTGCTGCATCACCGCCTTCATCGTGATCTCTCCCCTCCTCTCCTGTTTCTCCGATAAGAAGAAGGCCATCTACGGCGCAGCCATCGGGAGCACCCTCTCCTTCTCCCTCATCTACCCGACGCCGGTAACGATCGCCGCCGCGTCGGCAGCCCAGGGTTTTTCGGCAGGGGAGTACATGACCGTCGCCCTCCCCCTCTCCATCGTCCTCCTGCTTGCGGTCGGCATCGGGATCGGGCGGCAGAAGAGCACTGCAGAGGGCGGGGACATGGTCTGCGCCCCTGAGACAGGGCGGCGGGCATGGATACCCCTCCTCCTCCCCCTCGCCCTGACCGCGGCGGCGGTCGTCTGGCCAGTCTTCGGGAAAGGGTCGATCTCGGCCGCGCTACTCGTCGGGATGGCCGGCGCTCTCCTCGTCCTCGCGCCCGACCTGCGGTACGCCGCCCTCAAAGACGGGACAAAACACGCCGGCGTGATCATCTACGACCTCTGCGGGGCCGGCGCCCTCGGGGCGACGATCATGGCGAGCACCTTCGCCACCGACGCCTTCGCCCTCTTCGGAGACGCGGTCCCGCCGGTGCTGGTGCCTTTCCTCCTCGGCATCCTCCTCCAGGCGGCCCAGGGGTCGCGGGTGGTGACTGCCGTGATCACCGCGACCATGGTCCTCTCGTCGGATTATGCAACGGCGATCGGCCAGGTCCCCCTCATGCTGATGATCGCGGCGGGAACCCTCTCGGTCTCGGCCTTCAGCGATCCCTTCTTCTGGGTGGTCAGGAACGCAAGCGGTGATTCCGTCCCCGCGGTGCTCTGGCGGTACGCCCTCCCCCTCTCGGCAGCAAGTCTTGTCATTGCCGCAGTCGCCGTGATCATCGAGATGGCGGTCTGA
- a CDS encoding glycerophosphodiester phosphodiesterase: MYLATTSFCAMFIVGHRGARAAAPENTLRALEIGMACADYVEVDARLSRDNVPVVMHDATLDRTTDGSGAVCTYLLSELKALDAGDGEHIPTLQEVVSLVTGRCGLFVEIKEKGSEETVCRVLSGYDPEKLFVVSFHEESIRKVKGLLPGVRTGFIFSRCGGDTLSLAVSVRADAILPRKDLLTSSLIDQAHRLGLIVIPWVLNTGDEALAAQDIGADGCASDDPCRMRAFLRDTEKTRRHES, encoded by the coding sequence ATGTATCTGGCCACAACCTCATTCTGCGCCATGTTCATCGTCGGTCACCGGGGTGCACGGGCGGCGGCCCCGGAGAACACCCTGCGTGCACTGGAGATTGGGATGGCATGCGCCGATTATGTCGAGGTCGATGCCCGTCTGAGCCGTGACAACGTACCCGTTGTCATGCACGACGCCACTCTCGACCGTACGACCGATGGCAGCGGGGCCGTATGCACGTACCTGCTCTCCGAACTGAAGGCACTCGACGCTGGAGACGGAGAACACATTCCGACTCTTCAGGAGGTCGTCTCTCTGGTCACCGGGCGTTGTGGCCTTTTTGTCGAGATCAAGGAGAAAGGGAGTGAGGAGACGGTCTGCCGCGTGCTGAGCGGATATGATCCTGAAAAACTCTTTGTCGTATCATTCCACGAAGAGAGCATTAGAAAAGTGAAGGGCCTCCTGCCCGGTGTCCGGACAGGGTTCATCTTCTCGCGATGCGGGGGGGATACCCTCTCGCTCGCCGTTTCTGTCCGTGCTGATGCGATCCTCCCCAGGAAAGACCTCCTCACGTCTTCCCTGATCGATCAGGCACATCGGCTGGGCCTCATCGTGATCCCCTGGGTGCTGAATACAGGAGACGAGGCCCTGGCGGCACAGGACATCGGTGCCGACGGCTGTGCATCGGACGACCCCTGCAGGATGAGAGCGTTTCTCAGGGACACGGAGAAGACCCGGAGACATGAATCATGA
- a CDS encoding AMP-binding protein encodes MHDAEHTKMEPEDVLSSYLEEVPEYFNFGFDVVDMWAKKDRNRLAMIWTDQEGHEKDFTFRHLMNLSNQAANMLLKYGINKGDRVMIMLHRVPEWWIFAIAAIKLGAIFCPTPTMLTPKDLKYRVNVGKFKMIVTDVENSGKVDEICSECPTLVSRFVVDGEIPGWLSYPIELTYPAPASTNLVQLPGMKRTKSSDPMLIFFSSGTSGEPKMVLHSEAHAIGHVLTGKYWLDIKPNDLHFTLADTGWGKCAWGKLFGPWMQGACTLVYDIRGKFKATALLPVLEKYEVTTFCAPPTVYRMLILADLDKFDLSQLRHCSSAGEPLNPEVIRVWEKGTGLTIYEGYGQTETVLCIGTLSDMEPKLGSMGKPVPGWKIELHDDDGKPVSVGEEGRIAIWSKPKPPGLFLEYVGNPDANREAFQDGWYYTGDKAYMDEDGYFWFVGRADDVIKSSGYRIGPFEVESALMEHPAVQECAVVGSPDVIRGMIVKAFVILAPGFEPSEALVKDIQKYVKRTTAPYKYPRAIEFVDELPKTISGKIRRNVLRDLELERHNSNHGTE; translated from the coding sequence ATGCACGACGCCGAGCATACAAAAATGGAACCCGAGGACGTCCTCTCCTCCTATCTGGAGGAGGTGCCGGAGTATTTCAACTTCGGCTTTGACGTCGTCGATATGTGGGCAAAGAAAGATCGCAACCGTCTTGCGATGATCTGGACCGATCAGGAAGGGCACGAGAAGGACTTCACCTTCCGCCACCTGATGAACCTCTCGAACCAGGCAGCGAACATGCTCCTGAAGTACGGGATTAACAAGGGGGACCGGGTCATGATTATGCTCCACCGCGTGCCTGAGTGGTGGATCTTTGCTATTGCAGCCATTAAGCTCGGCGCCATTTTCTGCCCCACCCCCACGATGCTGACCCCGAAGGACCTCAAGTACCGCGTGAATGTCGGGAAGTTCAAGATGATCGTCACTGACGTCGAGAACTCCGGGAAGGTCGATGAGATCTGCAGCGAATGCCCCACTCTTGTCTCCCGCTTTGTGGTGGACGGAGAGATCCCGGGATGGCTCAGTTACCCCATCGAACTCACCTACCCTGCCCCGGCCTCCACCAATCTCGTCCAGTTACCGGGCATGAAGAGGACAAAGTCGTCTGACCCGATGCTCATCTTCTTCTCCTCGGGCACGAGCGGCGAGCCGAAGATGGTCCTGCACAGCGAGGCACACGCGATCGGCCATGTCCTCACCGGGAAGTACTGGCTCGATATCAAGCCGAACGACCTCCATTTCACCCTGGCGGATACGGGCTGGGGCAAGTGCGCCTGGGGCAAGCTCTTCGGCCCCTGGATGCAGGGGGCCTGCACGCTTGTCTATGACATCCGCGGAAAGTTCAAGGCGACCGCACTCCTCCCGGTTTTGGAGAAGTACGAGGTCACCACCTTCTGCGCACCACCGACGGTGTACCGCATGCTCATCCTCGCCGACCTCGACAAGTTCGACCTCTCCCAGCTGCGCCACTGTTCGAGTGCCGGCGAACCCCTGAATCCCGAGGTGATCAGGGTGTGGGAGAAGGGGACAGGACTGACGATCTATGAGGGCTACGGCCAGACCGAGACGGTGCTCTGCATCGGCACGCTCAGCGACATGGAGCCGAAGCTCGGGTCCATGGGCAAACCGGTACCCGGATGGAAGATCGAACTCCATGATGATGACGGCAAGCCAGTCTCGGTCGGCGAAGAGGGCCGGATCGCTATCTGGAGCAAACCCAAGCCGCCAGGCCTGTTCCTGGAGTACGTCGGCAACCCTGACGCCAACAGAGAAGCGTTCCAGGACGGCTGGTACTATACCGGCGACAAGGCCTACATGGATGAAGACGGCTACTTCTGGTTTGTGGGCCGCGCCGACGACGTGATCAAGAGTTCGGGATATCGGATAGGCCCCTTCGAGGTGGAGTCGGCCCTGATGGAGCACCCGGCCGTTCAGGAATGCGCGGTCGTCGGGTCGCCTGACGTCATCAGGGGCATGATTGTCAAGGCCTTTGTCATCCTCGCGCCCGGCTTCGAGCCTTCCGAGGCACTTGTCAAGGACATCCAGAAGTACGTGAAGCGGACGACCGCCCCGTACAAGTACCCGCGGGCCATCGAGTTCGTGGACGAACTCCCGAAGACGATCTCAGGAAAGATCCGGAGGAACGTGCTGCGTGACCTCGAACTTGAGCGGCACAACTCCAATCACGGGACAGAATAA
- a CDS encoding AMP-binding protein — MAEHNMENYEETYANFKIDVPEFFNFGYDVIDAWAKKDRNRLAMIWVDQKGNERKFTYRDMMNLSNQAANILLKYGINKGDRVLILLPRIPEWWIFVIALIKLGAVYCPCPSLLTPKDLEYRINAGNFKMVITDLENSWKIDEICRECPSLQVRFLVDGELEGWANFPYELIYPAPVSHRTVSMPVAKKTRATDPMLIYFTSGTTGEPKMVLHNNAHPLGHIVTAKFWHDLTEHDLHLTLSDTGWAKCGWGKIFGQWICGAAIFVYDIRGKFSATEILPLLEKYEVTTFCAPPTIYRMLILADLKKYDLRELRHCTSAGEPLNPEVIRIWQEGTGLTIREGYGQTETVCAIATFPCLEPKLGSMGKPSPGWHVEIHDENGTPCEAFEEGRIAISLKPRPPGLIVEYLDNKEANAESFQNGFYYTGDRAYYDEDGYFWFVGRDDDVIKSSGYRIGPFEVESALMEHPAVQECAVVGSPDLIRGLLVKAFVVLKAGYKPSEALVKDIQRYVKRTTAPYKYPRAIEFVDDLPKTISGKIKRKELKMLEMKRYENNHTDEGPQA, encoded by the coding sequence ATGGCAGAGCATAACATGGAGAACTACGAAGAAACCTATGCGAATTTTAAAATCGACGTTCCGGAATTCTTCAATTTCGGCTACGACGTCATTGACGCATGGGCTAAAAAAGACCGCAACCGCCTGGCCATGATCTGGGTTGACCAGAAAGGCAACGAGAGGAAGTTCACCTATCGCGACATGATGAACCTCTCGAACCAGGCGGCGAATATCCTTCTCAAATACGGGATTAACAAGGGTGACCGTGTACTCATCCTCCTCCCGCGGATCCCCGAGTGGTGGATCTTTGTCATTGCTCTGATCAAACTCGGCGCCGTATACTGTCCATGCCCCTCCCTCCTCACGCCGAAGGACCTCGAGTACCGGATCAATGCCGGGAACTTCAAGATGGTCATCACCGATCTCGAAAATTCCTGGAAGATCGATGAGATCTGCAGGGAGTGTCCCTCTCTCCAGGTCCGCTTCCTGGTGGACGGCGAACTCGAGGGCTGGGCCAACTTCCCGTACGAACTGATATACCCGGCCCCGGTCTCGCACCGCACGGTCTCGATGCCGGTTGCGAAGAAGACACGGGCCACCGACCCGATGCTCATCTACTTCACGTCGGGCACGACCGGCGAGCCGAAGATGGTGCTGCACAACAACGCCCATCCCCTCGGCCACATCGTCACCGCAAAGTTCTGGCACGACCTCACCGAGCACGACCTTCACCTCACCCTCTCCGACACCGGGTGGGCGAAGTGCGGGTGGGGCAAGATCTTCGGGCAGTGGATCTGCGGTGCCGCTATCTTCGTCTACGATATCCGCGGCAAGTTCTCGGCGACCGAGATCCTGCCTCTTCTGGAGAAGTACGAGGTCACCACGTTCTGCGCCCCGCCGACGATCTACAGGATGCTGATCCTGGCAGACCTCAAGAAGTACGACCTCCGTGAACTCCGTCACTGCACGAGCGCGGGCGAACCCCTCAACCCGGAAGTGATCCGGATCTGGCAGGAAGGGACAGGCCTCACCATCAGGGAGGGCTACGGCCAGACCGAGACGGTCTGCGCGATCGCCACTTTCCCATGCCTGGAACCGAAACTCGGTTCGATGGGCAAACCCTCGCCCGGCTGGCATGTGGAGATCCATGACGAGAACGGCACGCCCTGTGAAGCATTTGAGGAGGGCCGGATCGCCATCTCTCTCAAGCCGCGGCCGCCCGGCCTGATCGTCGAATACCTCGACAACAAGGAAGCGAACGCGGAGTCCTTCCAGAACGGCTTTTATTACACCGGCGACCGTGCCTACTATGACGAGGACGGTTACTTCTGGTTTGTGGGCCGCGACGACGACGTGATCAAGAGTTCGGGTTACAGGATCGGCCCCTTCGAGGTGGAGTCGGCCCTGATGGAGCACCCCGCTGTGCAGGAATGCGCGGTCGTCGGGTCCCCGGACCTCATCCGCGGCCTCCTTGTCAAGGCGTTCGTGGTGCTGAAAGCCGGATACAAGCCTTCAGAGGCGCTGGTCAAGGACATTCAGAGGTATGTGAAGAGGACGACCGCACCGTACAAGTACCCGCGGGCCATCGAGTTCGTGGACGATCTCCCGAAGACGATCTCCGGGAAGATCAAGCGGAAAGAACTGAAGATGCTCGAAATGAAGAGATACGAGAATAACCACACGGATGAAGGCCCTCAGGCCTGA
- a CDS encoding polysaccharide deacetylase family protein has protein sequence MKTKRLPWCNFQDIIAMEQDYGARSTFFFLVLDPDSEDYAYDIEDLGPDLGMIVDQGHEVGLHGGHQTYNNPDDIREKKRRLEKLLNEPVVGYRNHYLKIKVPETWEYLSKAGFQYDSTMGFADCAGFRNGMCYPYKPFDLRNNRPMDIVEIPLAIMDKTLFYYMHLDLDLSWELTRQIIENVKQCHGVLNVLWHNNCMSGDYLKLYKRMLDYCSKEGAWMTSGKELYDWWSRYL, from the coding sequence ATGAAGACGAAGAGGTTACCCTGGTGCAATTTTCAGGACATTATCGCGATGGAACAGGACTATGGTGCCAGATCAACCTTTTTCTTTCTTGTTCTGGATCCTGACAGCGAGGATTATGCCTATGACATCGAAGACCTGGGGCCGGATCTGGGCATGATCGTGGACCAGGGACATGAGGTCGGCCTCCATGGGGGCCACCAGACCTATAATAATCCCGACGATATCAGGGAGAAAAAAAGACGGCTGGAAAAATTGCTGAACGAACCGGTGGTTGGTTATCGGAACCACTATCTCAAGATTAAAGTGCCTGAGACCTGGGAATATCTCTCAAAGGCCGGTTTTCAGTATGATTCGACGATGGGATTTGCTGATTGCGCTGGTTTCAGAAATGGGATGTGTTATCCGTACAAACCGTTTGACCTCAGGAATAACCGGCCGATGGACATCGTCGAGATCCCTCTCGCGATCATGGACAAGACGCTCTTTTACTACATGCATCTTGACCTGGACCTCTCGTGGGAGCTGACCCGGCAGATTATTGAGAATGTGAAGCAGTGCCACGGCGTTCTCAATGTCCTCTGGCATAACAACTGCATGTCAGGGGACTATCTGAAACTGTATAAAAGAATGCTGGATTATTGTTCAAAGGAAGGTGCGTGGATGACATCTGGCAAGGAGCTTTATGATTGGTGGTCCAGGTATCTCTGA
- a CDS encoding transporter substrate-binding domain-containing protein, which translates to MSQKILTALVLCLAVCCVAFAGCTGSDSKTPAQSGAEEKPTYVVGIDAPYPPFSIMGKDGKPTGFDTETMLWIAEKEGFNVEFKQIAFESLVPALKGKNIDLVHSSMTITPERLEQVNFSIPYWTVNQTVIAREGSALTMDDVLAGKATIGTQRGTTAEIWIDENLVQKGLMDKKNLKHHDNIANAVTDLQNGNIDAVMFDSTVINDVIAGKKLQKIGSVDTGEQFGIAVRKGDNELLATINDGLEKFMNDPYRQELIQKYKME; encoded by the coding sequence ATGTCTCAAAAAATTCTGACGGCACTCGTGCTCTGCCTTGCAGTGTGCTGTGTGGCATTTGCGGGTTGCACCGGAAGCGACTCCAAGACCCCTGCACAGTCCGGTGCAGAGGAAAAACCAACCTATGTCGTGGGAATTGACGCCCCCTATCCGCCGTTCTCCATCATGGGCAAGGACGGCAAGCCGACCGGTTTCGACACCGAGACCATGCTCTGGATCGCGGAAAAAGAGGGTTTCAATGTCGAATTCAAGCAGATCGCCTTTGAAAGCCTTGTCCCTGCCCTGAAAGGCAAAAACATCGACCTGGTCCACTCGAGCATGACCATCACGCCGGAGAGGCTGGAACAGGTGAACTTCTCCATCCCGTACTGGACCGTCAACCAGACCGTTATCGCGCGCGAGGGGTCGGCCCTGACAATGGACGACGTCCTTGCCGGAAAGGCGACCATCGGCACCCAGCGCGGCACCACCGCCGAGATCTGGATCGACGAGAACCTCGTTCAGAAGGGCCTCATGGACAAGAAGAACCTCAAACATCATGACAACATCGCCAATGCGGTGACCGACCTTCAGAACGGCAACATCGATGCGGTTATGTTCGACAGCACCGTGATCAACGACGTCATCGCCGGCAAGAAACTCCAGAAGATCGGGTCCGTCGACACCGGCGAACAGTTCGGGATTGCGGTCCGGAAAGGCGACAACGAACTCCTCGCCACGATCAACGACGGCCTTGAGAAGTTCATGAACGACCCCTACAGGCAGGAACTCATCCAGAAGTATAAGATGGAGTGA
- a CDS encoding DUF504 domain-containing protein, whose amino-acid sequence MRTSHRILLRLLHDPACDFAAVAVVFIDRGAPGDCSQIEGREIAAIEGAHMVVETDRGPKYIPIHRVLRILYQGEVIWEREEAGP is encoded by the coding sequence ATGCGGACAAGCCACCGGATCCTCCTCAGACTCCTCCATGATCCTGCCTGCGACTTTGCGGCGGTCGCGGTCGTCTTCATCGATCGCGGTGCCCCGGGCGACTGCTCACAGATCGAAGGCAGGGAAATCGCGGCGATCGAAGGGGCACATATGGTGGTCGAAACAGATCGGGGGCCGAAGTACATCCCCATCCACCGGGTGCTCAGGATCCTCTATCAGGGGGAGGTGATCTGGGAAAGGGAGGAGGCCGGCCCCTGA